The following coding sequences lie in one Sedimentibacter sp. MB35-C1 genomic window:
- a CDS encoding RNA polymerase sigma factor gives MVIAIIMAIKDENERNFIEELYIKHNKYMWKYAMYLTKNKDEADELLQISFEKIIKCIDAVKKINCCKMDSYMVSIVRNSYNTMMLKKYKEKESLEYIDSDELSDLDAYDDYESVLERSSSSDILVALENMPDKYKMVLKLKYVYEFDDDQIAKTIGVQTNSVRMYKTRALRMLADRLKGSEYSEK, from the coding sequence GTGGTTATTGCAATTATAATGGCTATTAAGGATGAAAATGAAAGAAATTTTATTGAGGAATTGTATATAAAACATAATAAGTATATGTGGAAATATGCAATGTACTTGACAAAGAATAAAGATGAGGCAGATGAACTGCTCCAAATTTCTTTTGAAAAGATAATAAAATGTATTGATGCTGTCAAAAAAATAAATTGTTGCAAAATGGATTCTTATATGGTCTCTATAGTTAGAAACTCTTATAATACAATGATGCTTAAAAAGTATAAAGAAAAAGAAAGTCTAGAATACATAGATAGTGATGAATTATCTGACTTAGATGCATATGATGATTACGAAAGTGTGTTAGAAAGAAGCAGCTCCTCCGATATTTTGGTGGCATTAGAAAATATGCCTGATAAATATAAGATGGTTCTGAAATTAAAGTATGTTTATGAATTTGACGACGACCAGATAGCTAAAACTATAGGAGTGCAAACAAACAGCGTTAGAATGTATAAAACAAGAGCGCTGAGGATGTTGGCGGATAGGCTGAAAGGAAGTGAATATAGTGAAAAGTAA
- a CDS encoding VanZ family protein — MNKKSFLKKLIGIVSYIIGIVLVIYLLIIIQGGRFIFSMFGIIITFLLFSALMAIFAYTTIDSNKSNKKKTIKFIVCHLFAFYIFVLYSVLFQNSLRIDFAKNASTIDFVTYCRYNTNLIPLMNIFHSAQINAGVVIKNIIGNVLAFIPMSIFTLHLFSAQNKKKLFIFVNILIIFCVEFLQLITRRGVFDIDDIIFNLIGVLLGYVTYKYINIYVKAKQKMNVMT; from the coding sequence ATGAATAAAAAAAGTTTTTTAAAAAAGCTTATAGGAATAGTTAGTTATATAATTGGAATTGTATTAGTTATATATCTGCTTATTATTATTCAAGGTGGTAGATTTATATTTTCAATGTTTGGGATTATAATAACCTTTTTATTGTTTTCTGCGCTAATGGCTATTTTCGCCTATACAACAATAGATTCTAATAAAAGCAATAAAAAGAAAACAATAAAATTTATCGTTTGTCATTTGTTTGCATTTTATATTTTTGTTTTATATTCAGTATTGTTTCAGAATAGTCTTAGAATAGATTTTGCAAAAAATGCATCGACAATTGATTTTGTGACATATTGCAGATATAATACAAATTTAATTCCTTTAATGAATATTTTTCATTCTGCTCAAATTAATGCTGGAGTTGTTATAAAAAATATTATAGGAAACGTATTAGCTTTTATCCCTATGAGTATCTTTACTTTACACTTATTTTCTGCACAAAACAAAAAAAAATTATTTATTTTTGTAAATATTTTAATTATATTCTGCGTTGAATTTTTACAATTAATTACTCGCAGAGGCGTATTCGATATAGATGACATAATTTTTAATCTAATAGGAGTACTCTTAGGGTATGTTACCTACAAATATATAAATATTTATGTAAAAGCAAAGCAAAAAATGAATGTAATGACTTAA
- a CDS encoding pyridoxamine 5'-phosphate oxidase family protein: MQHRMKTHRLTEQQMNQLLEQVQIGSFATLNSDGTPYITPMHFVYYNNAIFLHGLPKGKKLDNIHNDPRVGFCVYEMDKLLLDPNGNPCDTNTKYESVIISGTPKLVDNIDEKRSILKKIVEKYTPHLANKELPINMVKGTAVIQIDITEMTGKYYS; encoded by the coding sequence ATGCAACATCGAATGAAAACGCACCGCCTTACTGAGCAACAAATGAATCAACTGCTTGAACAAGTACAAATTGGAAGTTTTGCGACACTTAACTCTGATGGCACACCATATATTACTCCAATGCATTTTGTTTATTATAATAATGCAATTTTTTTACATGGATTGCCTAAAGGTAAAAAGCTTGACAATATACACAATGATCCAAGAGTGGGATTCTGTGTTTATGAAATGGACAAACTGCTGTTGGACCCAAATGGAAATCCATGTGACACAAATACAAAATATGAAAGTGTCATTATTTCTGGTACTCCTAAACTTGTTGATAATATTGATGAAAAAAGAAGTATACTGAAAAAAATTGTGGAAAAATACACACCTCATTTAGCAAATAAGGAACTACCAATTAACATGGTTAAAGGTACGGCGGTAATACAAATTGATATAACTGAAATGACCGGAAAATACTATTCGTAA
- a CDS encoding PLP-dependent aminotransferase family protein, giving the protein MLHIDHKSQQPIYQQIYEQIKHDILAGKLPIGTKITSTRALARELQIGRNTVENAYAQLVLEGYLTNVASSGYLVNNLQFNLNPKEAKKTNTSTELAVSSNHRTESIRYNFQYGNLDAASFPDKLWRKYLTDVLDGAEMQEVHSCGDVKGDIKLRTQLKEYLYHSRGVNCQPEQIVMCSGTQSALEIIIKIFPYAKKQIAMEEPCYNGASIIFRSNEFDVLPIPVYEDGIGINELSSSSARMVHISPSHQFPMGVVMPIHKRIKLLNWAQEHDNIIIEDDYDSEFRYNGRPIPALQSIDEYERVVYIGTFSKALSPGLRMAYIILPSWMLSKYRERFIGYQCTVPMIDQKIIARFMEDGHWEKHMRRICLSQKKKHDILIHAIKDSIGNKVRIHGYQAGLHILLEFLDGQQEEELVQKALDHKIKVCPVSPFWLNKKNYRNNALILGYGMISEDDIPRAVEILSQAWFG; this is encoded by the coding sequence ATGCTACATATCGATCATAAAAGCCAACAACCAATTTATCAGCAGATTTATGAACAAATAAAACATGATATTCTGGCGGGAAAACTACCTATCGGTACGAAAATAACGTCTACGAGAGCATTGGCAAGAGAATTGCAAATTGGACGAAACACAGTAGAAAATGCCTATGCTCAATTGGTATTGGAAGGCTATCTTACAAATGTAGCAAGCTCCGGTTATTTAGTGAATAACCTGCAATTTAACCTTAATCCAAAAGAAGCAAAAAAAACTAACACGAGCACAGAATTAGCTGTTTCTTCCAACCATAGAACAGAATCTATCAGGTATAATTTTCAATACGGAAATCTTGATGCTGCAAGCTTTCCTGATAAACTTTGGAGAAAATATTTGACTGATGTATTGGATGGCGCAGAAATGCAAGAGGTTCACAGCTGCGGCGATGTAAAAGGTGATATTAAATTGAGGACTCAACTGAAAGAATACTTGTATCATAGCCGCGGTGTCAATTGTCAACCGGAACAGATTGTAATGTGTAGTGGTACACAATCTGCCCTTGAAATCATAATAAAAATATTTCCTTATGCGAAAAAACAAATTGCTATGGAGGAACCCTGTTATAATGGTGCCAGCATTATTTTTCGCAGTAATGAATTTGACGTTTTACCTATACCTGTTTATGAGGATGGGATTGGAATAAACGAGCTTTCTTCGTCATCTGCAAGGATGGTTCATATTTCACCATCCCATCAGTTTCCAATGGGCGTTGTTATGCCAATACATAAGCGAATCAAATTATTGAACTGGGCACAAGAACATGACAATATCATCATTGAAGATGATTATGATAGTGAATTTCGCTACAATGGGCGGCCAATTCCCGCACTCCAATCAATTGATGAATATGAACGTGTAGTTTATATTGGAACATTTTCCAAAGCACTTTCTCCCGGGCTTCGCATGGCATATATTATATTGCCTTCATGGATGCTTTCTAAATATCGAGAAAGGTTTATTGGGTATCAATGCACTGTTCCAATGATAGACCAGAAAATTATAGCTCGTTTTATGGAAGATGGACATTGGGAAAAACATATGCGGAGAATCTGTCTATCTCAAAAGAAGAAACATGATATTCTTATTCATGCAATCAAAGACAGTATTGGAAATAAGGTACGAATTCATGGGTATCAAGCGGGATTGCATATTCTTCTGGAATTTTTGGATGGGCAGCAGGAAGAGGAGCTTGTTCAAAAAGCGCTTGACCATAAAATAAAGGTATGCCCTGTATCTCCTTTTTGGCTGAATAAAAAGAATTATAGGAACAATGCTCTTATATTAGGATATGGCATGATTTCAGAGGATGATATTCCAAGGGCAGTGGAGATTTTATCGCAGGCTTGGTTTGGTTAG
- a CDS encoding M56 family metallopeptidase has product MLEKLFLQVINMSYIGSIVIMFILFARILLKKAPKKYSYILWTVALFRLIVPISFDSILSLIPVNPTPISNDVMYNLEPYINTGMHNIDQSISGSLPTADAVASVNPMHVWIFLGSLIWVLGIAVLLIYGAVSLTKIKKRLKNASCEMNNIYYSNKVETPFVLGLIKPKIYLSASLSEIEKEYIVLHEQTHIKRFDHVIRFISYLALCIHWFNPLAWIAFWLSGKDMEMSCDESVISQLGHNVKKDYSQSLLNLSIKRRNFGMTPLAFGEGETKGRVKNIINFKQPKFYVVVIATIVLLVAVVGLLSNPKNEEPDLSLLNINNFLSAMATCDYIAVETEDNDSLSVSPNSSFLEIFEQEKWKEKRMNPPIEGTATLRIILHDGYYINFYSDETYAMIYNEDTQEKYRYYAVSESVYINLQNYVLENGKVIDAKVPPTTDSEEVGEFTYIGYISGFEESDGNQIIFDPIEWITLEDNDRIQELKIEEFDMPNGYYIYNPEVEQIVYEVGENAEYRFIDWGNDFASSDEDRFHYSTKDKEEFIRYLNTYSNKAVNVPFWIKMQDSVVVIIEEQYVP; this is encoded by the coding sequence ATGTTGGAAAAATTATTTTTACAAGTTATCAATATGAGTTATATTGGCAGTATCGTTATTATGTTCATATTATTTGCAAGAATACTTCTTAAAAAAGCTCCTAAAAAATATTCGTACATATTATGGACAGTTGCTCTATTTAGACTTATTGTACCAATTTCATTTGATAGTATTTTGAGCCTTATTCCTGTGAACCCAACACCTATATCTAATGACGTCATGTATAATCTAGAACCTTATATTAATACGGGAATGCACAATATTGATCAATCTATCAGTGGTTCGCTTCCAACAGCAGATGCAGTTGCTAGTGTAAATCCAATGCACGTTTGGATCTTTCTTGGATCGTTGATTTGGGTCTTGGGGATTGCTGTACTTTTAATATATGGAGCGGTGTCGCTTACAAAAATAAAAAAAAGATTAAAAAATGCAAGCTGTGAAATGAATAATATTTACTACTCAAACAAAGTAGAAACACCGTTTGTTTTAGGCTTAATTAAACCGAAGATATATCTGTCTGCTTCTTTGTCAGAAATAGAGAAGGAGTATATAGTGCTACATGAACAAACTCATATCAAGAGATTTGACCATGTTATTAGATTTATCAGCTATCTGGCTTTATGCATTCATTGGTTTAATCCTTTAGCTTGGATTGCGTTTTGGTTGAGCGGTAAAGACATGGAGATGTCTTGTGATGAATCCGTTATAAGCCAATTAGGTCACAACGTAAAAAAAGACTATTCGCAGTCATTGCTGAACTTATCTATAAAAAGAAGGAATTTTGGTATGACACCTCTTGCCTTTGGCGAAGGGGAGACCAAAGGACGAGTTAAAAATATAATAAATTTTAAACAACCAAAGTTTTATGTTGTTGTGATAGCAACAATTGTTCTTTTAGTTGCTGTAGTTGGATTACTGTCAAATCCTAAGAATGAAGAGCCTGATTTGTCGTTGTTGAATATTAATAATTTCTTGTCTGCAATGGCAACCTGCGACTATATTGCTGTAGAAACTGAAGATAATGATTCTTTAAGTGTTTCTCCTAATTCAAGCTTTCTCGAGATTTTTGAACAGGAAAAATGGAAAGAAAAAAGGATGAATCCTCCAATAGAAGGTACGGCAACACTTAGAATTATTTTGCATGATGGATATTATATCAACTTTTATTCTGATGAAACTTATGCAATGATTTATAATGAAGACACCCAAGAAAAATATAGATATTATGCAGTTTCTGAAAGTGTATATATTAATTTACAGAACTACGTTTTAGAAAATGGAAAAGTAATTGATGCCAAGGTTCCACCTACAACAGATTCGGAAGAAGTTGGGGAATTCACATATATTGGTTACATTTCTGGGTTCGAAGAATCTGATGGAAACCAAATTATATTTGATCCCATCGAATGGATAACTTTAGAGGATAATGATAGAATTCAGGAACTTAAAATAGAAGAATTTGATATGCCTAATGGATACTATATTTATAATCCAGAAGTTGAACAAATTGTATACGAAGTTGGTGAGAATGCAGAATACAGATTTATTGATTGGGGAAATGATTTCGCAAGCAGTGATGAAGACAGATTTCACTATAGCACAAAAGATAAGGAAGAGTTTATTAGATATCTAAATACTTATTCAAACAAAGCAGTTAATGTGCCGTTTTGGATTAAAATGCAGGACAGTGTTGTGGTGATAATTGAAGAGCAGTATGTGCCTTAA
- a CDS encoding BlaI/MecI/CopY family transcriptional regulator has product MEKYKLGEMEQRFANIIWDKAPIKTRELIEICTEEFEWKRTTTYTMLKRLCEREIFKNDNGTVVVLIKKEDFLAEKGEDFLEKSFGGSLPRFLTAFTRRKKLSKKEIDEIQQLIDEYREG; this is encoded by the coding sequence GTGGAAAAATATAAGCTTGGTGAAATGGAACAAAGATTTGCAAATATTATTTGGGATAAAGCTCCTATTAAAACTCGAGAATTGATAGAAATATGTACTGAAGAATTTGAATGGAAGAGAACGACAACATATACAATGCTAAAGCGGCTATGCGAGAGGGAGATTTTCAAAAATGATAACGGAACTGTTGTAGTATTGATAAAAAAGGAAGATTTTTTAGCAGAAAAAGGAGAAGATTTTTTAGAAAAATCCTTTGGCGGATCTTTGCCTAGGTTTTTAACAGCGTTTACTAGGAGAAAAAAATTAAGTAAAAAAGAGATTGATGAAATACAGCAATTGATTGATGAATATAGGGAGGGATAG